A single region of the Candidatus Poribacteria bacterium genome encodes:
- a CDS encoding helix-turn-helix transcriptional regulator: MTLRHLRKQRAMTHVQVAASARINVATYAVIENGRFRASEHQARKIASALGVELADIDEFVDTYDAHKKAPADAA; the protein is encoded by the coding sequence GTGACACTCCGACACCTCCGCAAGCAACGTGCCATGACCCACGTCCAGGTGGCGGCGTCCGCAAGGATCAATGTCGCCACCTACGCGGTCATCGAAAACGGTCGCTTTCGCGCATCGGAACATCAGGCGCGGAAGATCGCGTCAGCACTGGGCGTCGAGCTGGCGGACATCGACGAGTTCGTCGACACGTACGACGCACATAAGAAAGCCCCAGCCGACGCGGCATAG